One stretch of Rana temporaria chromosome 10, aRanTem1.1, whole genome shotgun sequence DNA includes these proteins:
- the LOC120915858 gene encoding uncharacterized protein LOC120915858 translates to MAEERRRHLRSNRDALNMKQKTKVNVDRSVKSKSITETHEIITPVTVSSRQPYRKSNSHLHVKGQPSNEPRLVQDNIYNCSQHQGEAPTHKRPINVQKQQNNLSPPGAAVRYSKCVQSKRSTQKTLRETSPPCCRKIKQCGLHSLEKRPIGGFQAVSCPKDGGNHTGSEVINQINPYINITIHPTTSYELDNLFMKPPVLTCPTAAGEEFVQLPEDLNLSFTDGKKCCQTTSNLVSGKSHPWFGTEFFQDLDSLENSCMEPTRTSSYAKVPPSYSHLELASDSVHEVNHLGFCPNIKHPPNVWHTKIQKPDCIVSNQNGETSPYSDLSLDYPEKQLQTFFSSFDYELLDGPKIPSENVIFRTSTNLPGDFVFGQYSGSQFTGRNPFLPSQDDGDVFHERLVDWKEEFGGTSLKKRDAELQRFQNNLLFHCLISISKDYISHGILLPTSSDSCIESAS, encoded by the exons ATGGCTGAAGAAAGGCGCAGACACCTGAGGTCCAACCGTG acgCCCTGAACATGAAACAAAAGACAAAGGTCAACGTTGACAGGAGTGTCAAGTCTAAGTCTATAACGGAAACACATGAGATTATTACTCCTGTGACAGTATCGAGCAGGCAGCCTTACAGAAAGAGCAACTCACATCTACATGTCAAAGGTCAACCAAGCAATGAACCACGCTTGGTGCAAGACAATATATACAATTGTTCACAACATCAAGGGGAAGCCCCAACTCACAAAAGGCCAATCAATGTTCAAAAGCAGCAAAATAACCTTTCTCCTCCAGGAGCGGCTGTCAGATATAGTAAATGTGTTCAAAGTAAGAGATCGACTCAAAAGACTTTGAGGGAAACGTCACCACCGTGCTGCCGTAAAATAAAGCAGTGTGGTCTGCATTCATTAGAAAAGAGGCCCATTGGAGGTTTCCAGGCTGTTTCATGCCCCAAAGATGGAGGAAACCATACAGGTTCTGAAGTAATAAATCAAATCAATCCTTATATCAATATCACAATTCATCCCACTACAAGTTATGAGCTGGATAATTTATTCATGAAACCTCCTGTACTGACTTGTCCAACAGCCGCGGGAGAGGAATTTGTCCAATTACCAGAAGATCTCAACTTATCTTTTACAGATGGAAAGAAATGTTGTCAGACCACCTCAAATCTTGTCTCTGGTAAGTCCCATCCCTGGTTTGGAACAGAATTCTTCCAAGATCTAGATTCTTTGGAAAATTCTTGTATGGAACCCACCAGAACGTCTTCATATGCAAAAGTTCCACCATCATATTCACATTTGGAATTGGCTTCTGACAGTGTCCATGAAGTTAATCATTTAGGTTTTTGTCCAAATATTAAACATCCACCAAATGTTTGGCATACAAAAATTCAAAAGCCTGATTGTATTGTGTCCAATCAGAATGGAGAAACCAGCCCATATTCTGACCTTTCTTTGGACTACCCAGAGAAACAgcttcaaacttttttttccagttttgacTATGAATTGTTGGATGGGCCGAAAATTCCTTccgaaaatgtaatttttagaaCTTCTACAAACCTACCTGGAGATTTTGTCTTTGGACAGTATAGTGGAAGCCAGTTTACTGGACGTAACCCATTTCTGCCATCTCAAGATGATGGGGATGTCTTCCATGAAAGGTTGGTTGATTGGAAAGAAGAGTTTGGTGGGACTTCATTGAAGAAACGTGATGCGGAGCTTCAGAGATTTCAAAATAAT CTTCTTTTCCACTGTTTAATCTCAATTTCTaaagactacatatcccatggtatctTGCTGCctacaagcagtgattcctgtattgAATCTGCCTCCTAA